In Ipomoea triloba cultivar NCNSP0323 chromosome 7, ASM357664v1, a single genomic region encodes these proteins:
- the LOC116024319 gene encoding ATP-dependent DNA helicase PIF1-like: MREEYEKMEMKLTDEQFVVYDTILKDIQNQNGGLFFVYGYGGTGKTFVWKALSSKIRSSGDIVLNVASSGIASLLLPGGRTAHSRFAILIAVNEDSTCNICQGSHLAELLIQAKLIIWDEAPMMHKHCFKALDKTMRDLLRHSDPNSVHKTFGGKTVVLGGDFRQILPVVPKGSRQDIVSAAINSSYLWDSCKVLRLTKNLRLTTLDDSASKEHIEQFASWLADIGNGILGGPNDGHGKVEIPEEMLLPSNGDYISTIVDSVFPMFRQGGSDLQQMENRAILAPTLDVVNAVNEYMSGLHVAESKTYLSSDTLCKSDSTNGILYDMHTPEFLNGLKASGIPKHSLTLKIGSPVMLLRNIDHSMGLCNGTRLIITRLSDHVVETKIVAGHNAGNVVLIPRMSMTPTDTRLPFKFQRRQFPLMLSYAMTINKSQGQTLTHVGLLLKKPVFVHGQLYVAASRISNPNGLKILIPNEGGESSNYTTNVVYHEVFNNL, from the coding sequence ATGAGAGAAGAATATGAAAAGATGGAGATGAAATTAACTGATGAGCAGTTTGTTGTATACGACACCATTCTTAAGGATATACAAAATCAGAACGGTGGGTTGTTCTTTGTATATGGTTATGGAGGTACAGGTAAAACATTTGTTTGGAAAGCATTATCTTCGAAGATACGATCGAGTGGTGATATTGTCCTAAATGTTGCCTCCAGTGGTATTGCCTCATTGCTACTGCCAGGAGGTCGAACAGCTCACTCAAGGTTCGCTATTCTAATTGCAGTTAATGAGGACTCCACTTGCAACATTTGTCAAGGTAGTCACCTGGCGGAATTGCTAATCCAAGCCAAGCTAAtcatatgggatgaagcaccgatgatGCACAAACACTGCTTTAAGGCTCTCGATAAGACAATGCGCGACCTCTTGCGGCACAGTGATCCTAACAGCGTGCATAAGACATTCGGCGGGAAGACTGTGGTGTTAGGCGGTGACTTCCGACAAATATTGCCAGTCGTTCCTAAAGGTTCTAGGCAAGATATTGTTTCAGCTGCAATCAATTCATCTTACCTTTGGGATTCATGCAAAGTACTACGGCTAACCAAAAATCTGCGTCTTACAACACTTGATGATTCCGCTAGCAAGGAACATATTGAACAGTTTGCATCGTGGTTGGCTGATATAGGAAATGGAATATTAGGCGGACCTAATGATGGTCATGGAAAAGTTGAAATTCCTGAAGAAATGTTATTGCCATCAAATGGTGACTACATATCTACAATAGTTGATAGTGTCTTCCCAATGTTCAGGCAGGGCGGGTCAGACTTACAACAAATGGAGAATCGTGCCATACTTGCGCCAACACTAGATGTGGTCAATGCGGTCAATGAATATATGAGTGGTTTGCATGTGGCTGAGAGCAAGACATACCTAAGTTCTGACACATTATGTAAGTCTGACTCAACCAATGGTATACTATATGATATGCATACTCCTGAATTCCTAAACGGTTTGAAAGCTTCTGGCATACCGAAACATTCTTTAACTTTGAAGATTGGTTCTCCCgtaatgttgttgagaaatatagaTCACTCAATGGGACTTTGTAATGGTACAAGATTGATCATTACTAGGTTATCTGATCATGTGGTAGAAACAAAGATTGTCGCAGGCCACAATGCCGGTAACGTCGTCTTGATACCAAGGATGTCAATGACTCCAACTGATACAAGATTgcctttcaaatttcaaagaaggCAATTTCCTCTAATGctgtcatatgcaatgactatcaacaaaagtcaaggaCAGACTTTAACACATGTCGGCTTACTACTAAAGAAACCTGTATTTGTTCATGGTCAACTATATGTGGCTGCTTCAAGGATTAGTAACCCTAATGGGTTAAAAATTCTAATACCCAATGAAGGTGGTGAGAGTAGTAACTATACTACGAATGTTGTGTAccatgaagtttttaataatttgtaa